One genomic segment of Odocoileus virginianus isolate 20LAN1187 ecotype Illinois chromosome 33, Ovbor_1.2, whole genome shotgun sequence includes these proteins:
- the FAHD1 gene encoding oxaloacetate tautomerase FAHD1, mitochondrial, translated as MAAGRPMSRFWEWGKNIVCVGRNYADHVREMQSAAPSEPVLFLKPSTAYAPEGSPVLVPAYSRNLHHELELAVVMGKRCRAVPEAVAMDYVAGYALCLDMTARDVQDECKKKGLPWTLAKSFTASCPVSAFVPKEKIPDPHNLKLWLKVNGELRQEGETSSMIFSIPYIISYVSKIMTLEEGDIILTGTPKGVGPVKENDEIQAGIHGILSMKFKVEKPEY; from the coding sequence ATGGCCGCCGGCAGGCCGATGTCCCGCTTCTGGGAGTGGGGGAAGAACATCGTGTGCGTGGGCCGGAACTACGCGGACCACGTCCGGGAGATGCAGAGCGCCGCGCCCAGCGAGCCGGTGCTTTTCCTGAAACCGTCCACCGCCTACGCCCCCGAAGGCTCGCCGGTGCTCGTGCCCGCCTACTCCCGCAACCTGCACCACGAGCTCGAGCTCGCTGTGGTGATGGGCAAGCGCTGCCGCGCAGTCCCGGAGGCCGTGGCCATGGACTACGTGGCCGGCTATGCCCTGTGCCTGGACATGACCGCCAGGGACGTGCAGGACGAGTGCAAAAAGAAGGGGCTGCCCTGGACTCTGGCCAAGAGTTTCACGGCCTCTTGCCCGGTCAGTGCCTTCGTGCCCAAAGAGAAGATCCCTGACCCTCACAACCTGAAGCTCTGGCTCAAGGTCAACGGTGAACTCAGACAGGAGGGTGAGACATCCTCCATGATTTTTTCCATCCCCTACATCATCAGCTACGTTTCTAAGATCATGACCTTGGAAGAAGGAGATATTATCTTGACCGGGACGCCAAAAGGAGTGGGACCCGTTAAAGAAAACGATGAGATTCAGGCTGGCATACACGGTATCCTCAGTATGAAGTTTAAGGTGGAGAAACCAGAATATTGA